The Candidatus Nomurabacteria bacterium genome segment ATTTGCTCATTTACTAGTGTTCCCTCTTGCGTGTACACATAGCGAAGTAGGCGGTCATAGCGATCACGGTTTTGGTTAATAGGGTCAGATTCTAGCCGTACCGTTTTAGCACTAAGCAGTGACTTTAAGTTATTACTGGCAGCAACACCATAGCATTCTACGGGGCTGTTAGGTTTGATTGTCTCTGGTGTGTCCACACCAATAAGTCTGACTTTCTCTTCACGACCGTCCATTTTGACTGAAATTGTATCACCATCAAATACGTGACTCACCAAATAAAAACCTGGCTTGGGTGGCAGCTCTACACTTTTTTGTTGAGGTAATACGCGGACTATCCCAGATATGAGTACTATTGCAGCAAGTCCCCCTACAATCGCTACGCTACTAAGCAGCAGCTTTGCTCTTGATTTTGGGGGTGTTTGAATAGGCGCTTTAGAAGAATGCATTGATTATATCTTACGGTAGGGACAAATGAGCTACAATAGGTACAGTTACGCAAAGGCGTGCGTATATCTTTGCAAAGGAATTAAAATATATGGATAACATTCTAAAGCATTTTCTGCACTTGAGTGCCGTGCAGCAGCAACAGCTTGCAGCGTTAGGTGCGTTATATCATAATTGGAACGCAAAAATTAATGTTATTTCTAGAAAAGATATAGACCTGCTTTACCCAAATCATATTCTGCATAGTTTGGCTATCGCAAAATATATAGAATTTAGTGCCCAAGATCGTGTGCTTGACGCAGGCACGGGTGGTGGCATGCCAGGTATCCCCTTGGCGATACTGTTTCCCAACACCCAATTTGTACTTGTAGATAGCACGCGAAAAAAATTACAAGTAGTAGATGCTATTGCTGCGGAGCTAGGACTTTCCAATGTACAGACAGAACATATACGTTTAGAAGAAATACATGATCAATATGATTACGTTGTTTCGAGAGCAGTTACGCGGCTTGATGTCATGTGGGGATGGGTGCACCAGCGCATCAGGCAATCGTCTCAAAATAAGGTACCCAACGGCCTGTTGTATTTAAAAGGTGGCGACATTTCAGGTGAGTTACCGAACAATTGTCGTGTTCAAAAAATACCACTCCAATCGTTGATAAATGAACCACAGTTTGTCGAAAAAGCGCTCGTACATATCTGTAAAAAGTAATTAGTACAACAATATAGCTTACAAAAAAAGTCGAGGCTCCGCGAGGCTCTCGACTTATTTTGACCCTTTTTGTTCTGTTAGTTAGTGTAGCGTAGCGCTTATGCTGAGGTCAAGTATTTGTAGTATATTTAGCAACAAAAGACTAAAAAAAGAGCAGCCGTGGGCGTACCATGCTGTTCACTAGAATCTAAGTAGCAAAGGAGGGAGCTACATAGGCGTGTACGTGTGCAATGAACGCGTGACTGCTCTTTGGTAAGGTTTCATAGTTAAATCATGACATTTGCATCTTCACTGCTCGTAAAACATGACTACGGCGTGCAAGCAAATACATCATAGATTAGTCTAAAACCCTCCGTCTGGTAGTAATCTCCCAAAAAGAATTACTACTCTACTATAGTAGCTGCTTTGGCACTTACGTGTCAAGAGTGCTAATGTGTCTTATTCTTGCTCTAAATCGCTATCAGCGCTCAGCGAAATTTCTAGTTGCCTAGTAGTGCCAGTGCTTCCAAGTGCGAGCTGAATTTCGCGCGGTATATGGTGTTCTTGATGCCAATTGGCAATTGCTTCGTACGACATAATACTCCTTAATACTTTTATAATTACTAATTTTTTTACTATAACATATGGTACTTGCGCCAAGGCTAGTAATCTATACCAGGATTTGCCAAATATTTATCATCAAAATGATGTTTTAGCTTTGTCATATTTGTTGAGATATCGGTAAAATGCATGAGTTCATTAGGAAAATCTCTACCGGTAACACAGATACTTGTTTTTGGGTGGTGTTCTTCTAAAAGTTCGCGCAGATGCTGCACAGTAAGTAAACCATCATGGACAGCATTGTTTATTTCATCACATATAACAAGGTCGTAATCGCCACTGGTTGCTGCTTGAAGAGCTGCTGTATATGTTTTTAGCGCTATAGCTTTATGTTCGTTTTCCGTGACATTTTTAGCACTTAGTTCACCTGCATTGTAAAAACCAGCCCCACCTTTCATAAATAATAAATTGTCTCCGTATATAGGTGTAATGTTTTCTATGAACGTATGTTCATTAACGTGCCAGTGCTTAATAAATTGGATGTAGGCAACCTTCCAATTCGCACCAAGAGCACGCGCCATTAAGCCAATGCTCGCACTTGTTTTACCCTTGCCTTCGCCAGTGTATACCACGACGACACTATCTTTGCTTTTAAAATCTTCAAAACTCATGGTAGTTATAGCATACCATTTTTGGTACTAAGGCTTCGTTGTTTGATCAGAGTTATAAATACCCCGTTGTTTTGCTATAGCTATGAGTACTAACCTATAGATATTTGTAAGACTATGCTGTTTATCTGCTGTACCCTGTTCGTGAGCGGTTATGACTGCACGTTGTAAAATACGAGTAATTGGGTATAAAGCGATAATGTGTTCGCCGAGCTCTTGAGTAATAAGCTCATTAAAGCGCTTTTGGTCAAACATACCGGTTGTTTCGTCTATAAAGAGTTCATAATCTATTAAAAGTTGCTCGGCTGCCATAATTTGATCGTGACGTTGCTTTGTGTCTTCTATAACGTGTTCTTTAGGGATGGCACGAGTTATTTCTAATAAACGTAGTAAAAACGCACCTATTTTTGGTGCACTTTCTACTGTGTAATACGTATCTAAAAAGCGAGTAATGTCTTGCGACGTCGGCCCGTCTAGTGAGGTGCTTATGAGTTCAGCAGAGTAATGTGCTGGTGGTGCTGGCTCAATCGTTTCAGTGCTATCCCGAGGCATGGGTATGTGGGCTCTATGGCGATTATTATCGTATTCTAAGAGCAGTTCTGCGGGTGGTACAAATGTTCCATAGATTGACTTAGCCATGCCTTGTCCTCGCATATCTCTACGTACACTATAACTATATACTTTTTACAACAAAATCGCTACAGGTAGCCACCCCTATTAGGTATTGCTTTTTTTTGATATTCTTTTTATTGTAAGGGTATATATAAATGTAAGGAGGGT includes the following:
- the rsmG gene encoding 16S rRNA (guanine(527)-N(7))-methyltransferase RsmG → MDNILKHFLHLSAVQQQQLAALGALYHNWNAKINVISRKDIDLLYPNHILHSLAIAKYIEFSAQDRVLDAGTGGGMPGIPLAILFPNTQFVLVDSTRKKLQVVDAIAAELGLSNVQTEHIRLEEIHDQYDYVVSRAVTRLDVMWGWVHQRIRQSSQNKVPNGLLYLKGGDISGELPNNCRVQKIPLQSLINEPQFVEKALVHICKK
- a CDS encoding thermonuclease family protein, with the protein product MHSSKAPIQTPPKSRAKLLLSSVAIVGGLAAIVLISGIVRVLPQQKSVELPPKPGFYLVSHVFDGDTISVKMDGREEKVRLIGVDTPETIKPNSPVECYGVAASNNLKSLLSAKTVRLESDPINQNRDRYDRLLRYVYTQEGTLVNEQIIREGFGFAYLSFPFTKAEEFRLAQVDARQNNRGVWGGQCDITNPNGDRPKTNEL
- a CDS encoding cob(I)yrinic acid a,c-diamide adenosyltransferase, with amino-acid sequence MSFEDFKSKDSVVVVYTGEGKGKTSASIGLMARALGANWKVAYIQFIKHWHVNEHTFIENITPIYGDNLLFMKGGAGFYNAGELSAKNVTENEHKAIALKTYTAALQAATSGDYDLVICDEINNAVHDGLLTVQHLRELLEEHHPKTSICVTGRDFPNELMHFTDISTNMTKLKHHFDDKYLANPGIDY